GAGAATTTGTGTTCTCAATCCTATCCTGATACCaccttaagaaaaataaaatacacagcaaaCAACATTTCACGTTCTAACACCCGAAACACCTTGTTTAAAGCAgcttcaaatacattttccacGCCCCCCCCACCCTAGGTCTGTCTAGAAAGAGGCCTTATAGATGTAAGAGCTAGTACTATCTAGTCACCTTATataaaagtttttcttttaatttgctgTCAGAAAACGGATGTGCACTAGGTTGTGCTGGTACttactaatataaaaataatataataataataaataatataaaatattaatttattactgtatttgttttttttttacagatgtttttcaCTCTGTATTTTGTGTCTTGCAGGGATGTCAAAGGATGATGCCATGGCAGCCTATATTGCTAAAGCAAAGGAGGTCATTGATAAATATGGGCTGTAGAGAAAAGTATAACCACTGAAGTAGTATATAGTGCATTTGTCTAATTTGCAAGTGTAGGCTACCCTGTATTTCTCCAAATACTGGGGGTATTTTTTCTAATCATGGTTCAACAGTGGAGTTTGtttcaaacacactgttcatttttaaaacctttcagaAATGtactaaacacaaataaaactttttttttttttaatactgtcacATTTGTCCATTTTTCTTTTGTGATTTCCATtgatgcagttttatttattcacaGGTACATCATACCGTATATCTGTAATTGGTATATATTAAGTACAAATGTCCATGCATCATACATTTTTAGACAAAACTATGGGTAAATTAATCCAGTTATGATTGTATCTGTTATTGAGGTTTTCAAAATATGAGAGCTCCTCATGCAGAAAATAATGAAACTACTTATTAAGAACCATATATGGAAATTGTTTGTGTTTCAAATGCTGTGCATGTCTTGTGCTTGAGGGATGAAACACTTTTATGTATAAAGGATGACACAACCCAGTGCCTGGGGCTCAGGTGTCCATCCCATTGAGACTGCAGCTCGCTGCTCTGTTTGTATTCTATTACTACAATAAACTAGACCTTGTTTTTACCACCACCTTTACACGTTAGTGGTTTGTGTTTTCTTACATAACTTAATAACGAGTTCTGGTTTGTGACTGGTTGGGCTAATAAGGCTATGTTATAGGAATCAGTTtacttaatttaattatatatttttggagAACATTTGCACAATCGGTTTCCCTCAATGTCTCTTTTCTCTGTGTCAAAGAAATATGAACTGGTCCATGCTGATATTCCGATTATTGTAAAATAGGTTGTTTGTAATTATGGTACCGATTGCTGACTTGTAAATTCATttgactgtttcttttgtttttgttatgcagGTTTGAATGTAACCTTAAATGAAACCGTACTGTATGTTGGGATGAATGCTATGTCGCTGACAGTCTGATATCAAATCAACCCAGGTTAATCAACATATTTGCAGTCTCCACTGTGGAATGGCTGacaattaaaacaacagaaaaacagaattcCACTATTTAAATCTGAAAAGGTGAACATCAGTTTAGATAATCCATTTCAGCAGTCTCTAGGTGTTTTGTGATGTTGTCTATTATTATAGTTTCGTTGCTGGGATCCTTTAAATAAAAGTGAGCACCTGGAAGCATTTGTATTGTGAATTCCCCACTGGTTAGATCCTTCcatgctgtgaaaaaaataaagatgcatcCGCTTTTAGTTTTCATATAATTCTCTTTCATGTCAATGAATTGTATGTGGCCATGTTAAAGTATTTCCACACAATGTAcccatttaaaagaaacatgttgtagcaaacatgtattttcattttaaaagagacacctggcatgttactggctgaaaggaTATCAGTGAATAGGGGAAGTGCAAGACAGGACtccaaaagcatggcttgcaaacaggcATTTCTTTAACTCAGAGTAGTGCAAGATACcacattgtaaaatgaaaatacacgtttTCTAAAACACTTTAGATCTATATAATGATGgtggagaaaatgtatggaactattttgtcagctacaagcACTTTAAAGGGGGTCAGAATTGGTAGAATGGTTTTCTGATCCAGATATCTGATGTTATCACTTTCTTCCATTACATGAAATGTACCAGCTTTATTCAGAACACAGTCACTGGGATTTCTTTAAACCATGGTAAGACTGTTAAGCATTAAGTTAAGCTTTAAAAACACTAAGCAATTGTGCCTGGATCCACTTTGCTTTAGTGACTTATGTTTACTTATTGAATTCAATATCATTTCCTGTGCAATTTCAAGACCAattacttcacacacacacacacacacacacacacacacacacacatatatatatatatatatatatatatatatatggatgaaggctatatttgcatcttgagccattctaaaaaaaggcacaatatcacagtagtgatgtcaaaaagtgataattcctctagaggaaaatatacttgagctttgacccattcgactcctcgagaacatcactttcaattaaaacacaaaatgtcttgttttcaatgaCTTGGCAACACCCACAGTactgaaatgttcattaatgataaacaaaatgagaatatgttaaacaaaaaaaaaaagatgtaaagctggtacatctgtatttcagagaaactggagaaaccgataacgacatagaacatctgtacagcactgaaacactgcttAATAAAACCGAACTgaactgctgaacctcgtcttcttaacatcacaagggtatccatgaattataaaaaaataatgggcCTCTTCAGCGAGTTACAACTATTAAAAGGTCACATAGACATATCAATTCAATAGAATCAGTGCAGGTGCATAGGATCTCCAGCCAAGCTAAAAGTACGCTCCAAACCaggtacagttttattttttaatttagagtgcccTAGTTATTAATATCACCCGCTCTGCCAACTTGAAATGCCTCTTTTTACCCAGTGATCCCAAAACACATATGTTACCAAGTTACTGAACCCTTGGTGTACAGCCAGGACTCGTCTGGCACATGAGCTGTAGGGGTTGCTGTGGTGTATTGAAGCAAACAGGCATTTTATACCTAGCAAGTGTCTATACAAGGCGAATCACTGGGGAGTTTGTGAGTTACCTTCTAGGTCATGTGGTATATCCTCTTTTCCATCAAAACATGTAACAGGGCAGGTAAGAACATTGCTTTCTGGTGCTGGATAGCtttgaaacaaatacatatttttattagaaACTTTTTGAGggcattttaatatacatttcagtGGAAAATAACTTCAAAATATTTGATACACTTACAGGTGGTAGAAAGATTATTTGCTGGTCTTGCATATGTAATCTTGACATTCAGGAACAGTATTTTTGTACTAAGCAAGTCACAGGTAACTTCTGCCCAAAAGGTCTACCAGTACCTTACCCTCAGGTAATCAAGTTGTCCCAATAAACAACTATAAATGGTGTACCCCATTtgcaagaaaatataaaatattttactgaGGAAATATCTTTAattcacatgtacagtatatatagaaTAATTGTGCACTAGAGTATGTTTTAAATGGAGTTCAAGAGAACCCCCACAAACACAGTTATATAACACAGCTTTTGCATTAATTGTGCATTCTGTTCACTTTGACCTCAAACCAACTTAAGCTAAGGGGCTATTGCCTGGGGTTACATTCCTTACAAATGCTTACTTAATCTTGTCACGtggtaaattaaatacaaaaaaaggggAAATACCACAGCATCTCCAGCAGCTTCAGTAAATACTGTAGGCCTCAACGTTAATCATGATCCCCAGTCTTACCTGTATTTCTCTACAACCCGCATATCAGCTCTGAGGACGGGAAGAAATAACTTCATTGCTTCTGTGTTCTTTAAGATTTCAGAAGGAGTTCCGCCTACTGCAGTCATCCATTTGAGGAACTCTTCATCTGACAACTCAGACCTCTTCAGTGAGGCCTGACGTGCCTTGGACTATTGGAAAAACCAAAAGAAATGCACCCTGTCATAGTGTAAAGGAATCAGAATGACTACTAAGCTGCGTGGTAATGTGCAGCCTACTCTTTCGTAGATTGGttcttgtttgaaatgtttgtatTTCTCTGTAAATGAGTTAAAAGATTCAGCAATTTATTCTTTAGGGATGCAATTTGTTATGAACTGGACAGGCAGGCCAATAGTGGAAAACTATTGACCCGAGTGAATACTTGCTACCCTGGAggtcttcccgaggggcatttgaTTTTCCACTAGGGCTGAGTCTGAAGTACTTTATCTAGCGCAGCTctagatgtcatgttttaaaattaaaatggtagttttttttgtttttttttcacaactgcaCATTCAAGTCCTACATAGTGAATGGAAGAGCACAACATGTAAGATTTAGGAgagtattttgttagctatgaCCACATTAAGACAAGTCCAATACATTTTTCACAACAGCTTTTTAATGATTATGTTTCTATCCTCCACCACCTCCCTTTGTTtttgaaattaacattttatatttgtcaactgttttctttttattacatcCTTGCACAGCAGTACTCGCATGTTCCTGAACAATTGGGTGtagaaatacataaaacacagtgTCTTGCTGTTATTACagcttgttttgtttacctttttctCTTTTTGCAGACGTTACAAAACATCTGACCACAAATGAATTTCTGTACTATCAATGCAATCATTTTTAGTGTACAGCTGTGCCAGGTGTGCTTAGAAATACTGGCTCCCTGGACTTACAGTgatgttattgtttcatttatctgaaatgtattttccCATGAAATTTAAAACCTTGAGATTTCAATCTCATATTGACGGTGGTCCTGGAAAATGTAAGTAATGAAAGTATTAGCTGGCTAAACCACTGGATAGTTTGAAAtaatacacttttaaatatatccctaaaataaaaatgtacctttacAGATTACTTTGTGGAGTTGTAGTGTTCTTtagttattttgttgttgtagtGTTCTTTAGTTATTCTGCTTAAACGATAAAGTAAACTACATGAACAGTTTACTGTTAACACGCCCTAACTGTTAATTTACCTAATTATCAAATAGTGAAAATTAATGAGGGATAATTATCTGAAAAGTGCATCTAGGGGTGAACAATACTGAACTTCTTGGATCGACCCTAGACGTGAATCTATCATAGAATAATTCCATTCACTATTTTATGTCATCTTCTTTGGAGATTCTCAAAACCTTTGTGACTATGGGTACTAGAATCACTAAAGTATACTAAATGGTGCAAAAGGATAGTATCCATTCACTCAGACAGCTGCAGTTGTATTACTTACATGTGGGGCTGAAGCACCAGATACAAAAAGATGCACTGGCTCtagtccatgtttttttttcaagtgttcCGCAGTAGCAAAGCAGGTAAGAGCCCCAAAACtattgaaatatacaaagaaaagTTATTTAAGTGACCAGCTATGTATCTGAATTAAGAGTCAGCACAAGACCCGTTGGTGTATGTCCACCAATACAAGAGGAAATCGATTCAGACTAGCTGTTCACTAGACAGTGTTGGTTATtactacaaaaaaacacaatctaaCCCGTTACATGTGTCTATGGTGAGTAACAGTAGTGCCAGGTCAAAGCACCTTCACACAGACTATACTAAAAGTgaacagaacaaataaaacaatagagTGTTTGCAATATGAATCacaaataattgcaaacatcataaaaacagaTCTTATAATAGAGAAACCTCTTGGACAATAAACAGTTACATTATCATTGGGTTTCACTGGCTTTCTTACCTAtgaccaaaaaacacaaaaggtttTTCTTTGAGTTCTGGCAGCAACATGCTAATGACCTCATCAACAATCTGCTGGATGTCTTCTGCAAAAGGCTCGTGAACTCGGGTTTCTCTTCCAGGAAGTTTAACAGAGTAAACTGTGAAACAAATGTGTTAGATTTTTCAGTTGAGCATGATTGTCACACACATGAACTGCATTCTCAAATGTTCAATGCTGTTCCAAAGCATGCTCGCTGCACATCACAATTAACTGCAGCACATGAAGAAATAAAGTGACAATACAAATATTTGCTCAGGGCTATCACATCTAATAATACCTTCACACCAACGGGATGTACTTAAAAACGGACTTGGTGCCTATTCAAATCTGCACAACAACAGTTACTTGTTCTTGAAAGTTATATCtagttcagaaacatttaaaaaaaaaaaaagactgcaacatTGATTCTCCTGATAGTTTACTCGATTCATTCTGcaccttaaaaaaacaatatgcaataaacattttcaaccgtgtgagagacagagagggttAAATATCCAGTACACTTCCCATGCAGCCTATTGACCTACAGCACTAGAGACAACAATAGCTTGTGGAGGAGGCTGCTGATGTAATGAAATTAGACACAGTGTGCTATTGTCCTCCCCGATCAGAAAGAGACTAATGAAGCCTTTGCAATCCGGCCCAAGCAACATCAGATGTGATCTGAATAAGAATGCAAGCCAAGGCATTCAAAGTTTGCCAACTCGAATCTGTAAAATGCTAATGCCTCCTTTTCATTAACTACTGAACAGTGTAACAGGAGGGCATTTTCATCAGTTCCGTTATTTAAAGAGGGCTCTGggttttaatttagaaaatagtGATGGGAGATGGAGGAATTCCCATCTTTATTACCAATTATTCAAAATAAGgtttagcgtgtgtgtgtgtatatatatatatatatatgtacacaggTAGTAGGTATGTATCTTCAGGACACCCATTTGAAAAAAATCTAACTCGTGTATGTTTTTAACATACGTTCATGGTGCTTTTGATTCCCATTTTGTTTGTGCTGTTGTCGTGGTAATCGTGTTGAGAATGTTTTTTCAATTTAAGAGTCCAATTTTACAGCCACCTTAAAGGGGATGagataaaaaaaatctgtggtaGGGAACAGGACTGACTGTCTTCCTCCGGCCTACAGTGTGGACGGAGGAAATCAAAATGCTGAAATCCAGGCCCCATGTGAAGTAATATTCTGGGGTCAAGTGAGCTAAAATTCTTACATCAATTTATATTTaagaactattttaaaatgagttcacAGCATGCCCATTTTTTTCTAAAGTTACATTTTATGGTAGatatatttatgtttgtttattccatttaaaaaatacctttCAATAAAAGTATGTATTAAATATCTACAGAAGCATGACATATTACTACCTGTATATGCAGATAtactcaaacaacaacaaactaatCAATTCTCTTTTTCTTAAAGATACAGCCAGTCCAAATCAGTGAATAACGGAATTCCTTGTGAATTGCGGAATTTGCAGGCTCCTGTGGAATTCAGTCTTCCACAGATTTGctatattctgcagctacatcgtCATCATAACTATCATAAACAAGCTTCTAAACTGACCTGAAATATACAACTTAGTTGTTCGGTTCTAGTTTTATTAAATGAACAGATGTCTTCTCCTTCAAAAagcaggagttaattaaagactggatatacagttttgaaaatgtggcccaataaTAAGTTTCATGTGAGGTGACGTGGTGTTTTTGTTAgacagttttatacattttactaaCAAAAATGCTTGATATATTAACCCATACACtgtttgatatgattatgtttacttgatTAACATTTGTATAAACTACAACGTATTTAAATACACTCCGCAGATATCTACTTAATGTTTGCATATTTTCCAGCAGATCTGGACTGACTATTCAAGGCTCAAGGATCTATTCAGTAGCAGCTACTTTACTAATGGGCTGGCAAGTATACAATAGATTCTATTGTTTACTCTCTAGCCCATTACTAAAGTAGCTGCCAT
This Polyodon spathula isolate WHYD16114869_AA chromosome 3, ASM1765450v1, whole genome shotgun sequence DNA region includes the following protein-coding sequences:
- the olah gene encoding S-acyl fatty acid synthase thioesterase, medium chain; protein product: MEKVINCFCKRPDAVSRLVCFPWAGGGSIYYARWGQLFNSSVEVYSVKLPGRETRVHEPFAEDIQQIVDEVISMLLPELKEKPFVFFGHSFGALTCFATAEHLKKKHGLEPVHLFVSGASAPHSKARQASLKRSELSDEEFLKWMTAVGGTPSEILKNTEAMKLFLPVLRADMRVVEKYSYPAPESNVLTCPVTCFDGKEDIPHDLEAWKDLTSGEFTIQMLPGAHFYLKDPSNETIIIDNITKHLETAEMDYLN